Part of the Henckelia pumila isolate YLH828 chromosome 2, ASM3356847v2, whole genome shotgun sequence genome is shown below.
TAAGATTTCAGGCGGAGTTGTTCTCCCTCAAGCGCGGGTTttgtccgctcgagcgagctcggGAAAATTTGCGAGACAAAAACTTCTCCGCTCAAGCGCGGGTTTCAACTGCTCGAGTGAGGTGGAATTTTCGAGGAATTTAAACACACTTCGGCGTGTTGTGTGTGTTTTTgagtattttaatattttattatattttgctATTTTTTAGAGTTCTaagcctactaggaaactttctaaAAGATATCTTGATATCTTTAGGCAATATTttgatatatcttctattttttattgtaaactataactactttgtttatttttcattaataataattcaaattcagtttatacacaatattaaaattctctcaaaaattttcttcaaagctttgctttggttATTGAAATCAAACTTTTCACAGTTTAATTACTTGAaaaagtttgtcaattgatttctcactgaagattgtcaaatacaagttatctgaaggttttttttttggttttgattgtcgtgatttctgttgttaatcgttttgtcgattaaaggtgaaaatccaaattttatcagttttacttgtttcaaagattggaaaAAACACTTTgaatcttttgtttattgatttgagggtgcgatttaatttataatcgtgtttgcttatCATTATCAAGAGGATTCATATCATTCAtcctagtgtttctccttggagAGCGCCTGTTCTATTCGTGAAAAAAGAATGATGGGTTTATGTGTCAGTTCATTGACTATTGCCGGTTGAATAGGATaacaatcaagaataagtatctcTTGCCTCGTATAGACcgttgtttgatcagttgcagggtacttcagttactcaaagattgatttgagcATGCTTAACATctgaggattgtgttgcagacaCTTCGAGAAAAGTAATTGTACGAaaagttgagtaagtgtgaattttggctagatcgagtggtatttcttggccacgTTATATCTAGGGATGGAGTTTCTGTATACCCGAGCAAGGTTGAGGCTGTatttaattggtcgcgtccgatgacggtggctgagatccgtagttttctgggtctagtaggatattatcgtcgctttatcgcAAATTTcttgcagctagctcgacctctGACACAACTTACTCGAAAGGGCGTGAATTTTGAGCCAGAATTCGGGAAAGATTTTTGACCAAGATCTGATCGAAAGCATGTTGCAGAGACAAGTCCAAGTGGTGAAGGGACCTCAAAATCCAAGTATTCTCCGAGAAAATTAGAAGAAAACATGTGACTTAACCACTACAAGAAGGGATGGACCATTTAGAACCACCCATTAAAAGACGTTGCCACCAATATGTCATCAGAAAACCTGCAAGCAATAATGTAAGAAGGCATCTACAAGTTTGAAATCTGGATTTCAAATCCGAAGAGGACTCCTATAAATACCAAGCAGAAGGAAgatgaagacatcgatcattctctttatttttcttcaaaacaaaattttagtattttctTTCAACTTTTGCGCATTGTATTTTTTCTATTATTAGTAGCTCAACCAGTAATCTCCTCCTCTGCAGGAGGTACTGATGTAATAATATTTAGTATGTCTAAATAAAATTCCAGGTTCTGCCCTCTCATATTGATTTCATTTACAAAATTAAGTCTATTACAATAAATCTTGATGTAGGAAACGAAACGTGGCTGTGTTAGGTGCTGCTGAAGGAATCTATGACATGAACCATCGGTTGCGACCATGTGGTTAGACTTTGAGGAACGGTCTGTGAAATCTGATGGATACAACCCGACTGAAATTTGGTCAAAGAGGTACTACCCTTAGTTCATTTTACGGAAACATAACGGgctaattgaaaaaataaaaaataaaaataaaaataaaataaaaaagtaaatCAAAATGAAGAACAAGTGTAATATAGGAACTGTTCAAATTAAAGGACGATTTCAGGTCAAAATTTAGGAAAGGAACATAAttagcacaaaaaatatttgaaggaCGAGAAGGAAAAATAAGAAAACAATAaggatattttaaggtattatctcttaaaattctgagattTTTTATATACTATTCAGTACTAAAAGCTCAAGCATGAACTATGAGACAATGTCCTTgacttttttttcaaaaagtattGGTCAGATAACAATTTTTACCCTTAATCAAGGACCTTTTGTTTTAAACTAACAATCAGTACTCGAGAATACATGTACCAGGCCCACAAGGTCAAGTTGTCcttaaattaattgttttcgtgttttaatttttaaaattaataattagatGCTGATTTAATTGCTTACTTTGATCATAAATGACACATTTGAACGTTCATTTTTTCCCCCACAATATGAGTTACGTTCTCGGAGAATTACTCAGGTCGAGCTTCAGCTCAAAAAAGCCTACTCTACCAGGCTGGGATGCTATTTTTTGTTAAAGCAAGATACCACTCGAACTCGAGACGGCTCAATCACACCCTTATTTTAAACAAGAAATAACATTGATTTCATAATACAGGTAATTTCAACTAACACCACGTTTGAAGAAGTGTGAAACCTCACCTCACTTTAAATACCTAAGAATCAATCCCTGTACAATACGAAATTAATGAAAAGTCACTTAAATGTCATCAAAAGATTTAAAACTTCGAAACCAAGTGAATAAAACTTGTTCAAAGTTTCAAATTTAGATCAGGAAGCCATGAATCTGTTCTCTGAGGAGTTCCCATTGCTACAAAACTTATTTCTGAACTCTGTCCATGTCCTTGATAGCATTGATTTTCCTCCATTTTTCGAAAGCTACCGGGCCAAGAAAACTCGGTATTATCATACTCCATGAACACTGGCAACCCAAAATAACCTTGATCGGTGAACCTCGAGCCACCTCGTATTCCGTTTGAGGCCCTCTCGGCAGGCTGCAGGATTTGGTGGTGCATAGACGAGTGAGCTTCGATCCCAAGAGATTGAAATGCCGAACCGTGGAGTGGTAGAGATGATAAACTGGCATATCTATCCGAAAACATGCCCATTCGCATAGCCCTTTTGGCTAATGTCCTTTCTCTCTTGTGTGCATTCTGGTGTCCTCCCAATGCTTGTGAGCTGTAGAACTTTCGGCAACAGTAATTGCACGAGAAAACTCGGTTACTGGACCGAGGATAAGGGGCTGTGTTATCGTTTCCATCAGTGTCTTTTGACTCGGCATCGCTGCTGTTGAAGCCGAGCGTGAGGTCGAGGGTAATGGGCATCATGTCCGGATGATGGGTGGTATATTCTTTGGAATGGAAGCTGTTTTTTATGGAAACAGTCGAGGATACTGGGCTGCTGCCTTCGGATTCATCCTCTGACTCGAGGTTCAGATTCGTGGGATTCATGTTGGAAGAGTAACAAAGTAGAGATTGCACACCTGGCATTATCAATCAAACACGCGAattaaatcttttaaaccacAGAACAACCAACAAAGCCAACAAAAACAATTACTGCTCGCCCACCCTATCATCCGTTATTTTCTACTCAACTCAGGTTGATCAAACAACCGTTCACGGGAGCAAATAACAAAGTCTTTTAGCAAAGCGAGTGATTCTAACAAAAAGTTTTAACAACACTGAAGTTAACTGAATCTATGAGACGAATGACACAAAACAGATAGATTTAACATCAATATAAGATGAAAAAGTTCAGCACAGAACAACGAACAAAATGTATTTGTAAGCTCTACAGTTCAAACCAGATTTAGTCTATGATGTGTTTGGAGAAAAGGTGGTATAATTGGGTGAATCTGTTGCCCAGAGACGTAAAAGCTTTCTTGTGACAATACTTTCAAGATCTGTCAAAGATTGGCCTACAAATGAACGAGTGTTGTTATTTATTAAAGAATTTCCCTGTTTTTGCACTTGTTTTCTTCCGATTAACTGAAAAGTAAGAGACATCTAAGCTCGAGAAACATCGGTACCGCACTGAAGTAAATATGAATCAAAACCATCATATTCCATCTTCTGATAAGATTCAACAGATCAAGAATCTGACGTTTTGATCTAGAAAACAAGAACAAACACATTTTACACTAAAACCCAATAGAAGTTCTCAGTCTAAAGCAAACTTTACAGGAAAAATCAGAAAAGGGATCATTTTTAACAGGCAAGAAAAAGCACCCAAAAAAAAAACGGGAGAAAGAAAGAGCAGAAGCCACTCACAAAGCCCAAAAAAAGCAGGAAAAACCTTGAAACAGCAGACGCTAATCAGGAACAGTAATGAAAAGACAGATGAATGAACATCATGGTATTTACCGAAAAGAGGTTGGGATCGAGAAACAA
Proteins encoded:
- the LOC140884228 gene encoding zinc finger protein 7-like, with the protein product MNPTNLNLESEDESEGSSPVSSTVSIKNSFHSKEYTTHHPDMMPITLDLTLGFNSSDAESKDTDGNDNTAPYPRSSNRVFSCNYCCRKFYSSQALGGHQNAHKRERTLAKRAMRMGMFSDRYASLSSLPLHGSAFQSLGIEAHSSMHHQILQPAERASNGIRGGSRFTDQGYFGLPVFMEYDNTEFSWPGSFRKMEENQCYQGHGQSSEISFVAMGTPQRTDSWLPDLNLKL